The Channa argus isolate prfri chromosome 22, Channa argus male v1.0, whole genome shotgun sequence genome has a window encoding:
- the LOC137108279 gene encoding olfactory receptor 52K1-like: MENYTLNSFTLQLEGLNISEDSLYPIFFLFFFFYLFILLVNAGMMVLILIDKSLHQPMYLLFFNLPFNNILGQSIWVPRLLIDMLRPPSERLINYYECVVQAFITHMSGTAAHTVLMIMAFDRYVAICNPLHYAIIMTNKMVIKLTVSAWGVAFVLVGILLGLTVRLKRCRTLISNSHCDNASLFKLSCEDVFINNVYGIAFTVFLFTASVGTMVLTYTKITVVCLTSKNKSLNSKALKTCSTHLFVYLIMFLSGLLIVVLHRFPQYSDYRKLSEIVGHIIPGSLNPIIYGVQSREIRKFMSTLFQSRKI, translated from the coding sequence ATGGAAAACTACACATTGAACAGCTTTACCCTTCAGCTGGAGGGGTTGAACATCTCAGAGGATTCCCTGTACCCCatctttttcttattctttttcttctacctaTTTATTCTGTTAGTCAATGCAGGCATGATGGTACTGATTTTAATTGACAAAAGCCTCCACCAGCCTATGTATCTCCTTTTTTTCAATCTTCCATTCAATAACATTCTAGGACAATCTATCTGGGTGCCACGTTTGCTCATAGACATGTTGCGGCCTCCTTCTGAGCGTCTTATTAATTATTATGAGTGTGTTGTCCAGGCTTTCATTACACACATGTCTGGCACTGCTGCACACACTGTGCTCATGATTATGGCCTTTGACAGATATGTGGCCATCTGTAATCCCCTGCACTATGCTATTATAATGACCAACAAAATGGTGATCAAGCTGACGGTTTCGGCCTGGGGAGTGGCCTTTGTGTTGGTCGGAATACTGCTTGGTCTGACAGTACGACTGAAACGATGCAGGACCCTGATCTCAAATTCTCACTGTGACAACGCATCACTGTTTAAGCTCTCGTGTGAGgatgtgtttattaataatgtGTATGGCATTGCCTTTACTGTGTTCCTGTTCACAGCGTCTGTGGGCACCATGGTTCTTACCTACACTAAAATTACAGTAGTGTGTCTGACCAGTAAAAACAAGTCTTTAAACAGTAAAGCTTTAAAGACCTGCAGCACTCATCTCTTTGTATATCTGATTATGTTCTTAAGTGGACTGCTCATCGTTGTGTTGCATCGCTTTCCTCAGTACTCAGACTACAGAAAACTTTCTGAAATTGTGGGTCATATTATCCCTGGCAGTCTTAACCCCATCATTTATGGTGTGCAGTCCAGAGAAATTAGGAAATTTATGTCAACGTTGTTCCAGTCCAGAAAAATTTGA